A window of Chloroflexota bacterium genomic DNA:
GAGGTTGGACATGCCTATATAATAAGAATTGGGGTAAACAAGGGCGATGGGTAGTCGGCCGCCCCAGTCTTTGATGACCGTGCCTTCTTCCCTGGCAAGGCGTTCCCTGGGGCTGATTGCCAATCCCTTGGCTCTATTGCCTCCGTACCGGTTCATGCCATGTTATGACTTCCAGCAGCTACTCATAAACTGTTTATTTAAGGTTATCACCCTATCGGCCACGTTTCGCAACTGCCAGGAAGTACCCCTTTTGCCGAAAAGGGCTACCTCAACGTGTTTGCCGTTGTCCTTTACGGCCTGAAGGGCTCCGACAAAGTCATTGTCCCCGGCAACCAGAATCGATACGTCGTAATTATTCTTGAAGCTGTATGTCAGCATGTCCGTGGTCAGCTGGACGTCAGTGCCTTTCTCGTATGGCGGCACATTCGGCCAGTTGAAATAGACCAGTCGGCCAAGGCGCAGCTCGAGGTATGGTATGGCATTTACTCCGGCGAAAAACGCCTGCTGGTGCTGGTAACGCTCCGGTTCCTCTTTCCTGCCTACCCTGGCATTGTAGTAGTAAATCCTGATTAATTGGCGGCGATTCAGGAGCTTGTGGCAGAACCTTCCGATATCCACGTCAGTCCGACCAAATATGTTTTTCAGCGAGTGGTACACGTTGCTCCCGTCGATGAATATCATTATCCGCTCCGACATTTTCACTGCCTCCTTGATTGGGCTACAATCTTATCTTTTCTTCAATTATATCGCCTTTACTGGAAAATTACGACCGCTTCAACTTATTTGCGGGATTTCGAATATGAGTGGTATAATTGGCCGATAAATTCAACCCGGGGTTCGTGGATGAAGCTGAGTCGTGAAGAAGTGCTGCACATTGCCCGCCTTGCCCGCCTGGGACTGACCGAAGAAGACGTCGATAAGTTCCGGGAGCAGCTTTCCAATATTCTGGAGAACTTTGAGATTCTGCGGCAGGTGGACACCACGGATGTCCCTCCCACCGCCCAGTCGCTCGCTCTCCAGAACGTGATGCGCGATGATGGGGTGACTCCATCTCTGCCCCCGGAGGATATTCTGGCCAATGCTCCCCGCCGGGAAGGGGACTGCTTCAGGGTACGGGCGGTTCTGGAGTAATAGACGGGGGCGGACACAGTTGGCTGGGGTCGGGAGAAATGATACCGAAAGGCTGTACCGGAAAGGACTCGTTCTTGAATATATTACAGTTGTCTATAACATCCTTGAGGCCATTGCCTCGATTATCTTTGGAGGTATTGCCGGCAGCATTGCCCTGATTGGCTTTGGGCTGGATAGCATTGTTGAGTCATTGTCCGGTCTGGTCCTGATATGGCGGCTCAGGCAGCACGGTAAGATATCAGAGGAAAAAGAAGAGAGGATTGAAAAACGGGCCACAAGGTTTGTCTCCATTACCTTCTTCATTCTTGGCCTGTATGTTTTCGTCGAGGCAATAAGGAAATGGGCTGTGGTTGAAGTCCCGGAGCCATCGCTACCGGGCATATTGATTGCCATAGCATCTTTAATTGTCATGCCGATACTGACGGTGCAGAAATACAGAACAGGGCAGCAAATCAACAGTCGGGCACTCATTGCCGACTCCAAAGAGACACTGGCCTGCGCCTTTCTTTCTCTGGCTTTACTGGCAGGTCTGGGGGCAAATTACTGGTTTGGATTCTGGCAGGCAGACCCCATTATAGGCATCATAATTGCCGCTTTCCTGTTCCGTGAGGGGTGGCTGGGCTGGAAAGAATCGGGCGAGGCAGGCAGTGATTGATTTTACAGGCTTGACCATTCACGAAGCCCACAAATTGCTTAAAAGTCGGGAGCTCTCGTCGGTGGAGCTGACCCGGGCTTACCTCGAACGTGTCTCAAGGGTAGACCCCGAGGTTAAAGCCTTTGTTACCGTGACCGATGAGCTGGCACTGAAGCAGGCGGAAGAGGCTGACCGTCTCCTGGCACAGAATGGTGCCAATCCATTGATGGGCATTCCGGTTCTTATTAAAGACGTTATGTGTACCAAAGGCGTCAGGACCACCTGTTCCTCCAAGATACTGGAAAATCTGGTACCGCCCTATGACGCCACTGTCGTGGAGAAACTGAAGGCCTGTAACGCCGTGATTATCGGCAAGGCGAACATGGACGAGTTCGCCATGGGCTCATCAACGGAGAACTCCGCCTTTTTTACTACCCGTAACCCCTGGGACCTGAGCCGGGTTCCCGGCGGCAGCAGCGGCGGGTCGGCGGCAGGGGTTGCCGCTGGAGAGACCGTCTATGCGCTGGGCTCGGATACCGGCGGCAGCATCCGCCAGCCGGCCGGTTTCTGCAGCGTCGTTGGCTTCAAACCGACCTATGGCAGGGTCAGCCGTTATGGTCTGGTGGCGTTCGCCAGCTCCCTCGACCAGATCGGCCCGCTCACACGCGATGTTACCGACTGCGCGCTGGTCATGAACACCATCGCCGGTTATGACCACCGTGATTCCACATCGGCACCGCAGCCGGTGCCGGATTACACAAAGTGCCTGAATGCCGACCTCAAGGGCCTTCGTATCGGCGTCCCCAGGGAGTACTTTGTCGAGGGGATGCAGGCGGAGGTGGCAAACGCTATAAAAGTGGCGATTAACCAGCTTGAAGCACTGGGGGCGGAGGTTGATTGGGACGTATCGTTGCCCCACACCCCCTATGCCCTCGCCGTTTACTACATCATTGCTCCCTCGGAGGCTTCGGCCAATCTGGCCCGCTACGACGGCGTCAAGTACGGCTTTTCCTACCAGGCGCCGAGCATGTGGGAGTCACTGGAGAAGACCCGCCAGTTCGGCTTTGGCGCCGAGGTAAAGCGGCGTATCATGCTCGGCACGTACGCGCTATCGGCCGGTTACTATGACGCCTATTACCTGAAAGCGCAGAAGGTCAGGACATTAATTCGACGTGAATTCGACCAGGCCTTTGAGAAATATGATGCCCTGGTAACCCCCACCTCCCCCACCGTCCCCTTCAAGATAGGGGAGAGGATGGACGACCCGCTCCAGATGTAC
This region includes:
- a CDS encoding NYN domain-containing protein encodes the protein MSERIMIFIDGSNVYHSLKNIFGRTDVDIGRFCHKLLNRRQLIRIYYYNARVGRKEEPERYQHQQAFFAGVNAIPYLELRLGRLVYFNWPNVPPYEKGTDVQLTTDMLTYSFKNNYDVSILVAGDNDFVGALQAVKDNGKHVEVALFGKRGTSWQLRNVADRVITLNKQFMSSCWKS
- the gatC gene encoding Asp-tRNA(Asn)/Glu-tRNA(Gln) amidotransferase subunit GatC; translated protein: MKLSREEVLHIARLARLGLTEEDVDKFREQLSNILENFEILRQVDTTDVPPTAQSLALQNVMRDDGVTPSLPPEDILANAPRREGDCFRVRAVLE
- a CDS encoding cation transporter: MAGVGRNDTERLYRKGLVLEYITVVYNILEAIASIIFGGIAGSIALIGFGLDSIVESLSGLVLIWRLRQHGKISEEKEERIEKRATRFVSITFFILGLYVFVEAIRKWAVVEVPEPSLPGILIAIASLIVMPILTVQKYRTGQQINSRALIADSKETLACAFLSLALLAGLGANYWFGFWQADPIIGIIIAAFLFREGWLGWKESGEAGSD
- the gatA gene encoding Asp-tRNA(Asn)/Glu-tRNA(Gln) amidotransferase subunit GatA — protein: MDFTGLTIHEAHKLLKSRELSSVELTRAYLERVSRVDPEVKAFVTVTDELALKQAEEADRLLAQNGANPLMGIPVLIKDVMCTKGVRTTCSSKILENLVPPYDATVVEKLKACNAVIIGKANMDEFAMGSSTENSAFFTTRNPWDLSRVPGGSSGGSAAGVAAGETVYALGSDTGGSIRQPAGFCSVVGFKPTYGRVSRYGLVAFASSLDQIGPLTRDVTDCALVMNTIAGYDHRDSTSAPQPVPDYTKCLNADLKGLRIGVPREYFVEGMQAEVANAIKVAINQLEALGAEVDWDVSLPHTPYALAVYYIIAPSEASANLARYDGVKYGFSYQAPSMWESLEKTRQFGFGAEVKRRIMLGTYALSAGYYDAYYLKAQKVRTLIRREFDQAFEKYDALVTPTSPTVPFKIGERMDDPLQMYLSDVCTMPVNIAGLPAISIPGGFADGLPIGLQIISKPFAEETILKVAHAYEQSTEWHKRRPNI